In Gemmobacter sp., a single genomic region encodes these proteins:
- a CDS encoding GNAT family N-acetyltransferase translates to MSQHDSMDLDHYSVTARPLADGDLPRLHELTVGVGWPHRTEDLRLLMSVAQGYVACDEIGRVSGSALWFPMGDGAASIGMVITTPRMQSRGAGRWLMELVLRDAGDREIVLNATPQGIRLYEQLGFHTTQIGHQRQGEALLPPPAPPPAGLTLRALTPADLPALLALDRAATGHDRQAALNAVLPLSDGVGLEDGSGALVGYALSRMFGRGQLIGPLVARTDAEAMALAAHFVTAHAGQFLRLDTLVLDGPFAGFLDRCGLPVAGSMTHMWLNRRPRAATDQRSYAMISQALN, encoded by the coding sequence ATGTCGCAGCACGACTCCATGGATCTGGACCACTATTCGGTCACCGCCCGGCCGCTGGCCGATGGCGACCTGCCGCGCCTGCACGAACTGACCGTGGGCGTCGGCTGGCCCCACCGGACCGAGGATCTGCGCCTGCTGATGAGCGTGGCGCAAGGCTATGTCGCCTGCGACGAGATCGGCCGCGTCAGCGGGTCTGCGCTGTGGTTCCCGATGGGCGATGGCGCGGCCAGCATCGGCATGGTCATCACCACCCCGCGCATGCAGTCGCGCGGCGCCGGGCGCTGGCTGATGGAACTGGTGCTGCGCGATGCGGGTGACCGCGAAATCGTGCTGAACGCCACGCCGCAGGGGATCCGGCTGTATGAACAGCTGGGCTTTCACACCACCCAGATCGGCCACCAGCGGCAGGGAGAGGCGCTGCTGCCCCCGCCCGCGCCGCCGCCCGCCGGCCTGACCCTGCGCGCCCTGACCCCGGCCGACCTGCCCGCCCTGCTGGCCCTGGACCGCGCGGCAACGGGGCACGACCGGCAGGCCGCGCTGAACGCCGTGCTGCCGCTGTCGGATGGCGTGGGGCTGGAGGATGGATCCGGCGCGCTGGTGGGCTATGCCCTGTCGCGCATGTTCGGGCGCGGGCAGCTGATCGGCCCGCTGGTCGCCCGCACCGATGCCGAGGCGATGGCCCTGGCCGCCCATTTCGTCACCGCCCACGCCGGCCAGTTCCTGCGGCTGGACACGCTGGTGCTGGACGGGCCGTTCGCCGGTTTCCTCGACCGCTGCGGATTGCCGGTGGCGGGCAGCATGACCCACATGTGGCTGAACCGCCGCCCGCGCGCGGCCACCGACCAGCGCAGCTATGCGATGATCAGCCAGGCGTTGAACTGA
- a CDS encoding (2Fe-2S)-binding protein, with protein MIAPPPTAGRIRRLAETGRAPVRFTLDGRACTGLAGDTVLTAVLTAGPVLRWSEFGGEGRAGFCLMGACQDCWVWQEDGPRLRGCSTPIAEGMRLLTTAPEGWP; from the coding sequence ATGATCGCACCGCCGCCCACCGCAGGCCGCATCCGGCGGCTGGCCGAAACCGGCCGCGCGCCTGTGCGCTTTACGCTGGATGGCCGGGCCTGCACGGGGCTGGCGGGCGATACCGTGCTGACCGCCGTTCTGACCGCCGGCCCCGTGCTGCGCTGGTCGGAATTCGGGGGTGAGGGGCGCGCAGGCTTTTGCCTGATGGGCGCCTGTCAGGATTGCTGGGTCTGGCAAGAGGATGGCCCCCGCCTGCGCGGCTGTTCCACCCCGATTGCCGAAGGAATGCGCCTGCTGACCACGGCGCCAGAGGGCTGGCCATGA
- a CDS encoding hydantoinase B/oxoprolinase family protein — protein MFDRMNLQVLANHARAAAENMGYTLQRTAHSAFVKETEDFTVMLLNRRGDTFAVPMDLGATWYAGLTFGRAIDQIADYKPGDVAFTNDAYSSFVATHTPDTVLWKPVFWQGEIIAFTGGHIHNTDMGGAVPASLSRALTEIHQEGIRFPPMKIVNEGVYDDQILRIMTTNVRKPDLNMGDIKAMVGALTTGERKILAMVEKFGKEAFLAGVDQLLDHAEAQARDLLRSIPDGTWEFTDYADEDSVEANPCRLKLKLTITGDSAVLDFTGSDPQLGSSLNVPTGGDPRHSVLLVAIYYILYTLNPRILLNTGLTRPFTCIAPQGSVLNPVSPAAVGMRSLTCARLRSVIFGGFVQAVPDRLPAAPAGNNCIVNVMTTDARGRTIIAAVNPVVGGGGGMPHRDGTNGSGADAAYLKNTPIEITETETPVEFVKYGLAQDTGGAGRWRGGLATEMAFRVFAPDSRITARNRDRSFFRPWGALGGRAAGLSDMWLNPGTDHAKRLGNIDTAVLQPGDVLEIRSAGGGGRGDPLLREVWRVEQDVARGYVSVAAAERDYGVVMVDGVADQAATAALRASRPPAPQPFHYGPERDGYEAQWTPAAYDRLTAILAGLPIHWRFFAKTEIFRRMTGRSGADGVAQALAEVRARFPDMPAPTGFAQEAAE, from the coding sequence ATGTTCGACCGGATGAACCTTCAGGTGCTGGCCAACCATGCCCGCGCCGCTGCCGAAAACATGGGCTATACCCTGCAACGCACCGCGCATTCGGCCTTTGTCAAGGAGACCGAGGATTTCACGGTGATGCTGCTGAACCGGCGGGGCGATACCTTTGCCGTGCCGATGGATCTGGGCGCCACCTGGTATGCCGGCCTGACCTTTGGCCGCGCGATCGACCAGATTGCCGATTACAAACCCGGTGACGTGGCGTTCACCAACGATGCCTATTCCAGCTTTGTGGCCACCCATACCCCCGATACCGTGCTGTGGAAGCCGGTGTTCTGGCAGGGCGAGATCATCGCCTTTACCGGCGGGCATATCCACAACACCGACATGGGCGGGGCTGTTCCCGCCTCGCTGTCGCGGGCGCTGACGGAAATCCATCAGGAAGGCATCCGCTTTCCCCCGATGAAGATCGTCAACGAAGGCGTCTATGATGACCAGATCCTGCGCATCATGACCACCAACGTGCGCAAGCCCGACCTGAACATGGGCGATATCAAGGCCATGGTCGGCGCGCTGACCACGGGCGAGCGCAAGATCCTGGCCATGGTGGAAAAGTTCGGCAAAGAGGCGTTCCTGGCCGGGGTGGACCAGTTGCTGGACCATGCCGAGGCGCAGGCGCGCGACCTGTTGCGGTCGATCCCCGATGGCACCTGGGAGTTCACCGATTACGCCGACGAGGATTCGGTCGAGGCGAACCCCTGCCGGCTGAAGCTGAAGCTGACCATCACGGGCGATTCTGCCGTGCTGGATTTCACCGGATCGGATCCGCAGCTGGGCTCGTCGCTGAACGTGCCGACGGGGGGCGATCCGCGGCATTCGGTGCTGCTGGTGGCGATCTACTACATTCTCTACACGCTGAACCCCAGGATCCTGCTGAACACCGGGTTGACCCGGCCGTTCACCTGCATTGCGCCGCAAGGATCGGTGCTGAACCCGGTCAGCCCGGCGGCGGTGGGCATGCGCTCGCTGACCTGCGCGCGGCTGCGGTCGGTGATCTTTGGCGGCTTCGTGCAGGCGGTGCCCGACCGGCTGCCGGCGGCGCCGGCGGGCAACAACTGCATCGTCAACGTGATGACGACCGATGCGCGCGGCCGCACCATCATTGCCGCCGTGAACCCGGTGGTGGGCGGCGGCGGTGGCATGCCGCACCGTGATGGCACCAACGGATCGGGCGCCGATGCGGCCTATCTGAAGAATACCCCCATCGAGATCACGGAAACCGAAACTCCGGTGGAATTCGTGAAATACGGTCTGGCGCAAGATACCGGCGGGGCCGGGCGCTGGCGCGGCGGGCTGGCCACCGAAATGGCGTTCCGGGTGTTCGCCCCCGACAGCCGGATCACCGCGCGCAACCGCGACCGTTCGTTCTTTCGCCCCTGGGGGGCGCTTGGCGGGCGGGCGGCGGGGCTGTCGGACATGTGGCTGAACCCCGGCACCGATCATGCAAAACGGCTGGGCAACATCGACACCGCCGTCCTGCAACCCGGCGACGTGCTGGAGATCCGGTCGGCCGGCGGTGGCGGGCGGGGCGATCCGCTGCTGCGAGAGGTCTGGCGCGTGGAACAGGACGTGGCACGCGGCTATGTCTCGGTCGCGGCGGCGGAACGGGATTACGGCGTGGTGATGGTGGATGGCGTGGCCGACCAGGCGGCCACCGCCGCGCTGCGCGCCAGCCGGCCCCCGGCGCCGCAGCCCTTTCACTATGGCCCCGAACGCGACGGATACGAGGCGCAATGGACCCCGGCCGCCTATGACCGGCTGACGGCGATTCTGGCCGGGCTGCCAATCCACTGGCGTTTCTTTGCAAAGACGGAAATATTCCGCCGCATGACCGGGCGTTCGGGCGCTGACGGGGTGGCGCAGGCGCTGGCCGAGGTGCGGGCGCGCTTTCCCGACATGCCCGCGCCCACCGGATTCGCACAAGAGGCTGCCGAATGA
- a CDS encoding FAD/NAD(P)-binding oxidoreductase: MTDPRVLIVGAGPAGIRAAQTLVAAGLRPVVVDEGARAGGQIYRRPPVGFTRPPETLYGPEAPKARALHAVFDRLVAEGRVDHVPQSSVLGFSATGAHVAGPEGAQIVPYDHLILATGATDRLAPLPGWQAPGVYSLGATQIALKAQGVALGQRIVLAGSGPLLTLVACQLLKAGAEVAAVLDTAPLSAQARALPGMLARPVFALRGVAMRARLGRRYHAGVTLHRIEADATGPVALHWSTASGHPMRTDCDMVGMGWHLRAETQLAGLAGAQFDYNEVWAQWLPRTDRKGRLRPGVYLAGDGLRILGADGAEVAGRLAAAACLADMGRPAPDTAADLARLDRLERFAHGIARAFPWPAAMVRALPDATVVCRCEGITAGTLRATVDHGGAEANRVKSLGRIGMGRCQGRFCQLAAAELIAAHGGTSPAQVGRLRDQAPVRPAPAGPLAALHDQG, encoded by the coding sequence ATGACCGATCCGCGCGTCCTGATCGTGGGGGCGGGGCCTGCCGGCATCCGCGCGGCGCAAACGCTGGTGGCGGCGGGGCTGCGGCCCGTGGTGGTGGACGAAGGCGCGCGGGCCGGTGGCCAGATCTACCGTCGCCCGCCTGTGGGCTTCACCCGCCCGCCGGAAACCCTGTATGGCCCCGAGGCGCCCAAGGCCCGCGCGCTGCATGCGGTCTTTGACCGGCTGGTGGCCGAGGGGCGGGTGGACCATGTGCCGCAAAGTTCCGTCCTGGGGTTTTCGGCGACAGGCGCCCATGTGGCCGGGCCAGAGGGCGCGCAGATTGTGCCGTATGATCACCTGATCCTGGCCACCGGCGCGACCGACCGGCTGGCCCCGCTGCCCGGCTGGCAGGCGCCCGGTGTCTACAGCCTTGGCGCCACGCAGATCGCGCTGAAGGCGCAGGGGGTGGCGCTGGGGCAGCGGATCGTGCTGGCGGGATCCGGGCCGCTGCTGACGCTGGTGGCCTGTCAGCTGCTGAAGGCCGGGGCAGAGGTGGCGGCGGTGCTGGATACCGCGCCGCTGTCGGCACAGGCCAGGGCGCTGCCGGGCATGCTGGCCCGTCCGGTCTTTGCCCTGCGCGGGGTGGCCATGCGGGCGCGGCTGGGGCGGCGCTATCATGCCGGTGTCACCCTGCACCGGATCGAGGCCGATGCCACCGGCCCCGTCGCCCTGCACTGGTCCACGGCCAGCGGGCACCCGATGCGCACCGATTGCGACATGGTGGGCATGGGCTGGCACCTGCGGGCGGAAACCCAGCTGGCAGGGCTGGCCGGGGCGCAGTTCGATTACAACGAGGTCTGGGCGCAGTGGTTGCCCCGCACCGACCGCAAGGGGCGGCTGCGGCCGGGGGTCTATCTGGCGGGCGACGGCCTGCGCATTCTGGGCGCCGACGGGGCCGAGGTGGCGGGCCGGCTGGCCGCCGCCGCCTGTCTGGCCGACATGGGGCGCCCCGCACCCGATACCGCCGCCGATCTGGCCCGGCTGGACCGGCTGGAGCGGTTTGCCCACGGCATCGCCCGCGCCTTTCCCTGGCCGGCCGCCATGGTGCGCGCCCTGCCCGACGCAACGGTCGTCTGCCGCTGCGAAGGCATCACCGCCGGCACGCTGCGCGCCACCGTGGATCATGGCGGGGCCGAGGCGAACCGCGTGAAATCCCTGGGCCGCATCGGCATGGGGCGCTGTCAGGGCCGGTTCTGCCAGCTGGCTGCGGCCGAACTGATCGCGGCCCATGGCGGCACCAGCCCCGCGCAGGTGGGCCGGCTGCGCGATCAGGCCCCGGTGCGCCCCGCACCTGCCGGCCCGCTGGCCGCGCTGCACGATCAGGGCTGA
- a CDS encoding LysR family transcriptional regulator, with the protein MRARQLEVFCMLMRCGTVTGAAAMLNISQPALSQILLHAEDQLGFKLFNRVRGRLVPTQEAEELYPEAERIFSELGALRRRTTDMRFGRTGLVRLGASAPPAMAIVPKALMAFREAHPDIVVRSLIAPMLSVVEMLRNGEISMGIVMNNMPHHDIDVETVGHVDLVCVMPEGHPLAAREVVGFADLRQDTLISYRADTLPARLLASAAEAEDQDFAPGIEIDVSMTALPFVRGGLGVAVVDGLLPWTEFPGIACRPLRPRITVPIAFLTHKSRPLTGGTALMRDYLRTVCTTLGPGVRRV; encoded by the coding sequence ATGCGCGCGCGACAACTTGAAGTCTTCTGCATGCTGATGCGCTGCGGCACCGTGACAGGGGCTGCGGCGATGCTCAATATCTCGCAGCCCGCGCTGAGCCAGATTCTGCTGCATGCCGAGGACCAGCTGGGATTCAAGCTGTTCAACCGGGTGCGCGGCCGCCTGGTGCCCACGCAAGAGGCCGAAGAGCTTTACCCCGAGGCCGAGCGGATCTTTTCCGAACTGGGCGCCTTGCGGCGGCGCACCACAGACATGCGGTTCGGGCGCACCGGCCTTGTCCGGCTGGGCGCATCGGCCCCGCCCGCCATGGCCATCGTGCCCAAGGCGCTGATGGCCTTTCGCGAGGCGCATCCCGATATCGTCGTGCGGTCGCTGATCGCGCCCATGCTCAGCGTGGTCGAGATGCTGCGCAATGGCGAGATTTCGATGGGCATCGTGATGAACAACATGCCCCACCATGACATCGACGTGGAAACGGTCGGCCATGTCGATCTGGTCTGCGTGATGCCCGAAGGCCACCCGCTGGCGGCGCGCGAGGTGGTGGGATTCGCTGATCTGCGGCAGGATACGCTGATCTCCTATCGTGCCGATACGCTGCCCGCCCGCCTGCTGGCCAGCGCCGCCGAGGCCGAGGATCAGGATTTCGCCCCGGGGATTGAAATTGACGTGTCGATGACCGCGCTGCCCTTCGTGCGGGGCGGGCTGGGGGTGGCGGTGGTGGACGGGTTGTTGCCCTGGACCGAATTCCCCGGCATCGCCTGCCGCCCGCTGCGCCCGCGCATCACGGTGCCCATCGCCTTCCTGACGCACAAAAGCCGCCCGCTGACCGGCGGCACGGCGCTGATGCGCGACTACCTGCGCACGGTCTGCACCACGCTGGGCCCCGGGGTCCGACGGGTGTAG
- a CDS encoding Lrp/AsnC family transcriptional regulator, which produces MAARLDRIDMNILTQLQQNGRITNAQLADAVGLSPSPCLMRVKRLQAEGFITGYSADLDLRKLGDSLTILVEVTLEKHRAENFQRFETRLRKFREVVECHLISGGFDYLVTFVVRDLSHYQSIIEALTDDNTGIAQYFSYVVIKTPIRRQPVPLRQIFERDED; this is translated from the coding sequence TTGGCCGCCCGACTTGACCGCATCGACATGAACATCCTGACCCAGTTGCAGCAGAACGGGCGGATCACCAATGCGCAGCTGGCCGATGCGGTGGGCCTGTCGCCCTCGCCCTGCCTGATGCGGGTGAAACGGTTGCAGGCCGAAGGCTTCATCACCGGCTATTCCGCCGATCTGGATCTGCGCAAGCTGGGCGACAGCCTGACGATTCTGGTCGAGGTGACGCTGGAAAAGCACCGGGCCGAGAATTTCCAGCGGTTCGAAACCCGGTTGCGCAAGTTCCGCGAGGTGGTGGAATGCCACCTGATCAGCGGCGGGTTCGACTATCTGGTCACCTTCGTGGTGCGCGACCTGTCGCATTACCAGTCGATCATCGAGGCGCTGACCGACGACAACACCGGCATCGCGCAATATTTCAGCTATGTGGTGATCAAGACCCCGATCCGCCGCCAGCCGGTGCCGCTGCGCCAGATCTTCGAGCGGGACGAGGATTAG
- a CDS encoding LysR family transcriptional regulator, whose translation MNARQLEVFRAIMRDGSVTGAANTLAVSQPAVSKVLHHLESQLNYRLFERIGGRLVPTMEAQLLYDDADRVFREIESLKHLARTIGEHKIGLLRIGASPPITYSVLAQALVQFRAGHPTVKVHLHALPKKEITEQLVVGEIDLAVTLSTIQAPTVRSEILAPIPVMVVLREDDPLAALPEISPPDLLGRALISYGNHADVAPALNAAFEQFGQQREVSIQIGSSIGAVPLVSGGLGIGLVDGLVRWNSFAGLVARPFAPRVNMNVAISTNSARPLSRYYDPFLKSIRALL comes from the coding sequence ATGAACGCACGGCAGCTGGAGGTGTTTCGGGCCATCATGCGCGACGGGTCGGTGACCGGCGCGGCCAATACGCTGGCCGTGTCGCAACCCGCCGTCAGCAAGGTGCTGCACCATCTGGAAAGCCAGCTGAACTACCGCCTGTTCGAACGCATCGGCGGTCGTCTGGTGCCCACGATGGAAGCGCAGCTGCTGTATGACGATGCCGACCGCGTGTTCCGCGAGATCGAAAGCCTCAAGCATCTGGCGCGCACCATCGGCGAACACAAGATCGGCCTGCTGCGCATCGGGGCCAGCCCGCCCATCACCTATTCCGTGCTGGCCCAGGCGCTGGTGCAGTTCCGCGCCGGGCATCCCACGGTCAAGGTGCATCTGCACGCCTTGCCGAAAAAGGAAATCACCGAACAGCTGGTGGTGGGCGAGATCGACCTGGCCGTCACCCTGTCCACCATCCAGGCGCCGACCGTGCGGTCCGAGATTCTGGCGCCGATCCCCGTGATGGTCGTGCTGCGCGAGGATGATCCGCTGGCCGCCCTGCCCGAAATCTCGCCCCCCGACCTGCTGGGGCGCGCGCTGATTTCCTATGGCAACCATGCCGATGTGGCCCCCGCGCTGAATGCCGCGTTCGAACAGTTCGGCCAGCAACGCGAGGTGTCGATCCAGATCGGATCCTCGATCGGGGCGGTGCCGCTGGTGTCGGGCGGGCTGGGCATCGGGCTGGTGGACGGGCTGGTGCGCTGGAACAGCTTTGCCGGGCTGGTCGCGCGGCCCTTTGCGCCGCGGGTCAACATGAACGTGGCGATTTCCACCAATTCCGCCCGCCCGCTGTCGCGCTATTACGACCCGTTCCTGAAATCCATCCGGGCGCTGCTGTAA
- a CDS encoding aldo/keto reductase, whose product MTASSLPRVAANGASIPPIGLGTWQLQGDVLAASIQAAADAGYRHFDTAPRYENEAGVGAALRASGLARDEYFLTTKVWHTELTADAFRRSAERSVQVLGVGPVDLLLIHWPNPAVPLAETIGALCQARRDGLARHIGVSNFSASRLDHAVALADEPLVANQCEHHPRLDQSALIAACRRHGIALVGYAPIGSGNLLDDPALATLAARHGKTPAQVVLRWHVQQGTVAIPRSSNPGRVAQNIDIADFALDAADMAAVSALARPDGRIFSPAWVETWE is encoded by the coding sequence ATGACCGCATCTTCCCTGCCCCGCGTCGCCGCCAATGGCGCGTCGATTCCGCCCATCGGCCTTGGTACCTGGCAGTTGCAGGGCGATGTGCTGGCGGCGTCCATCCAGGCGGCGGCAGATGCGGGCTACCGCCATTTCGATACCGCCCCCAGGTATGAGAACGAGGCCGGCGTGGGCGCCGCGCTGCGCGCCAGCGGGCTGGCGCGGGACGAGTATTTCCTGACCACCAAGGTCTGGCATACCGAACTGACCGCCGATGCCTTTCGCCGGTCGGCCGAGCGTAGCGTTCAGGTGCTGGGCGTGGGTCCGGTGGACCTGTTGCTGATCCACTGGCCCAACCCGGCGGTGCCGCTGGCGGAAACCATCGGCGCGCTGTGCCAGGCCCGGCGCGACGGCCTGGCGCGGCATATCGGCGTGTCGAATTTCTCGGCCAGCCGGCTGGACCATGCGGTTGCCCTGGCGGATGAACCGCTGGTGGCCAACCAGTGTGAACACCATCCCCGGCTGGACCAGTCGGCGCTGATCGCGGCCTGCCGGCGGCATGGCATCGCGCTGGTGGGCTATGCCCCGATCGGCAGCGGCAACCTGCTGGACGATCCGGCGCTGGCCACCCTTGCCGCCCGGCATGGCAAGACGCCGGCGCAGGTGGTGCTGCGCTGGCATGTGCAGCAGGGCACGGTTGCCATTCCGCGGTCCAGCAACCCCGGCCGGGTGGCGCAGAACATCGACATTGCCGATTTCGCGCTGGACGCCGCCGACATGGCGGCGGTTTCCGCCCTGGCACGGCCCGACGGGCGCATCTTCAGCCCCGCATGGGTCGAAACCTGGGAATGA
- a CDS encoding haloacid dehalogenase type II, whose amino-acid sequence MPQFTPKFITFDCYGTLTNFDMAGGARIVYGDRLTPDQMAAFIESFRGYRIDEILGPWKPFREVVCNAVERACKKHRIQFDRADGERIYAMVPTWGPHPDVTEGLARIAGKIPLVILSNAANEQIHHNVALHKVPFHKVLTAEDAQAYKPRYRAFEFMLDTLGCGPEDILHVSSSFRYDLMTAYDLGIKAKAWVNRGHEPANPFYGYAEIPDIRGLPGLVGL is encoded by the coding sequence ATGCCCCAGTTCACCCCGAAATTCATCACCTTTGACTGCTATGGCACGCTGACCAATTTCGACATGGCCGGCGGGGCGCGCATCGTCTACGGCGACCGGCTGACGCCCGACCAGATGGCCGCCTTCATCGAAAGCTTTCGCGGCTACCGGATCGACGAAATCCTCGGCCCGTGGAAACCCTTCCGCGAGGTGGTCTGCAACGCGGTCGAACGGGCCTGCAAGAAGCACCGCATCCAGTTCGACCGCGCCGATGGCGAACGGATCTACGCCATGGTTCCCACCTGGGGCCCGCACCCGGACGTGACCGAAGGGCTGGCGAGGATCGCCGGCAAGATCCCGCTGGTGATCCTGTCGAACGCCGCCAACGAACAGATCCACCACAACGTCGCGCTGCACAAGGTGCCGTTCCACAAGGTGCTGACGGCCGAGGATGCGCAGGCCTACAAGCCGCGCTACCGCGCCTTCGAATTCATGCTGGATACGCTGGGCTGCGGGCCCGAGGACATCCTGCATGTGTCGTCGTCGTTCCGCTATGACCTGATGACGGCGTATGACCTGGGGATCAAGGCCAAGGCCTGGGTCAACCGCGGGCATGAACCGGCGAACCCGTTCTATGGCTATGCCGAAATCCCCGATATCCGGGGCCTGCCGGGCCTCGTCGGCCTCTGA
- a CDS encoding hydantoinase/oxoprolinase family protein, which produces MDGAMAPGADWKIGVDIGGTFMDFCALETRTGRVASLKVLTTPDDPGAELLTGLALLAEREGLDPTLVSRFVHGTTVGINTIIQRRGTDLALITNAGFEDVIELARLRMPEVYSLFCSRPEQLIPRDRVFGIPARMRADGSESRAPDMAALAAAVATARDRGARGIIVSFLHAWRNGAQEAAVKAEIARIAPDLFVFASSEVWPVIREYERTTTAILNGYVHPRVAGYLTALEDRLVAQGVPARPMLTKSNGGLMNAAEGKRSCVNMLLSGTASGVIGAAWLARQAGERRVLTLDIGGTSADFALIIDGEAQFGTGELIGEFPLFIPSVSVSSIGIGGGSIAQVDDRGVLRVGPESAGSTPGPACYGRGGTRATVTDAMVVCGWLGHSQMAYGQLQMDVALAEAAVGGLAARLGRPVQETAQAILDIAISEMFVEVEKLASRSGVDLRDFTLMPFGGGGPMLGAFLAREMGMTRVMAPRRPGVVSALGGLVADLRGDFIRTIFAPLGAATTPLLRSAMEGLVTEGRSWLAAQGHQGSADLRLSADMRYAGQSYEIEVPLHPAWIAQANLAGIAAAFHDMHDRLYDFHDADGEIELVNLRLSAIGAGPALHFPEAEEVAAQAKPQRDVPVYTGGRVQPIGLYRRRELLPGAEFTGPAVVAQDDTTFAIPAGARAHVDRHLNLHLTFGD; this is translated from the coding sequence ATGGACGGTGCGATGGCCCCGGGCGCGGACTGGAAGATCGGCGTCGACATCGGCGGAACCTTCATGGATTTCTGCGCGCTGGAAACCCGGACGGGGCGGGTCGCCTCGCTCAAGGTGTTGACGACGCCGGACGATCCGGGGGCCGAACTGCTGACGGGCCTGGCCCTGCTGGCCGAGCGCGAGGGGCTGGACCCGACGCTGGTCAGCCGGTTCGTGCATGGCACGACGGTGGGGATCAACACCATCATCCAGCGGCGCGGCACGGATCTGGCGCTGATCACCAATGCCGGGTTCGAGGATGTGATCGAGCTGGCCCGCCTGCGGATGCCCGAGGTCTATTCGCTGTTCTGTTCGCGCCCCGAACAGCTGATCCCGCGCGACCGGGTGTTCGGCATTCCGGCCCGGATGCGCGCCGATGGCAGCGAAAGCCGGGCGCCCGACATGGCGGCGCTGGCCGCTGCGGTGGCCACGGCGCGCGACCGGGGGGCCAGGGGCATTATCGTGTCGTTCCTGCATGCCTGGCGCAATGGCGCGCAGGAGGCGGCGGTCAAGGCGGAAATCGCCCGCATCGCGCCGGACCTGTTCGTCTTTGCCTCGTCCGAAGTGTGGCCGGTGATCCGCGAGTATGAGCGCACCACCACCGCCATCCTGAACGGCTATGTCCACCCGCGCGTGGCCGGATACCTGACCGCGCTGGAGGACCGGCTGGTGGCGCAGGGCGTGCCGGCGCGGCCCATGCTGACGAAATCCAATGGCGGGCTGATGAATGCGGCCGAAGGCAAGCGGTCCTGCGTGAACATGCTGCTGTCGGGCACCGCTTCGGGGGTGATCGGGGCGGCATGGCTGGCGCGGCAGGCGGGCGAGCGGCGCGTGCTGACGCTGGATATCGGCGGCACCTCGGCCGATTTCGCGCTGATCATCGACGGCGAGGCGCAGTTCGGCACCGGCGAGCTGATCGGGGAATTCCCGTTGTTCATCCCGTCGGTCTCGGTCAGTTCCATCGGCATCGGCGGCGGGTCCATCGCGCAGGTGGACGACCGCGGCGTGCTGCGGGTGGGGCCGGAATCGGCCGGGTCCACGCCGGGGCCGGCCTGCTATGGCCGGGGCGGCACGCGGGCGACGGTGACCGATGCGATGGTGGTCTGCGGCTGGCTGGGGCACAGCCAGATGGCCTATGGCCAGTTGCAGATGGATGTGGCCCTGGCCGAGGCGGCGGTGGGCGGGCTGGCGGCACGGCTGGGCCGGCCGGTGCAGGAAACCGCGCAGGCGATCCTGGACATCGCGATTTCGGAAATGTTCGTCGAGGTGGAAAAGCTGGCCTCGCGATCCGGGGTCGATCTGCGGGACTTCACGCTGATGCCGTTCGGCGGGGGCGGGCCGATGCTGGGGGCGTTCCTGGCGCGGGAAATGGGCATGACGCGCGTCATGGCGCCGCGGCGGCCGGGCGTGGTGTCGGCGCTTGGCGGGCTGGTGGCCGACCTGCGGGGCGATTTCATCCGCACGATCTTTGCGCCCTTGGGTGCCGCCACCACGCCGCTGCTGCGCAGCGCGATGGAGGGGCTGGTGACCGAAGGGCGCAGCTGGCTGGCGGCCCAGGGCCATCAGGGCAGCGCCGATCTGCGGTTGTCGGCCGACATGCGCTATGCCGGGCAAAGCTATGAGATCGAGGTGCCGCTGCACCCCGCCTGGATCGCCCAGGCGAACCTGGCCGGCATTGCCGCCGCCTTTCACGACATGCACGACCGGCTGTATGACTTTCACGATGCCGATGGGGAAATCGAGCTGGTCAACCTGCGCCTGTCGGCGATCGGCGCCGGCCCGGCCCTGCATTTCCCCGAGGCCGAGGAGGTGGCGGCCCAGGCCAAGCCGCAGCGCGACGTGCCGGTCTATACCGGGGGGCGGGTGCAGCCCATTGGCCTCTATCGCCGGCGCGAGCTGCTGCCGGGCGCCGAATTCACCGGCCCCGCCGTGGTGGCGCAGGATGACACCACCTTTGCCATTCCGGCCGGTGCGCGGGCGCATGTCGACCGGCACCTGAACCTTCACCTGACCTTTGGGGACTAA